The following coding sequences lie in one Apium graveolens cultivar Ventura chromosome 1, ASM990537v1, whole genome shotgun sequence genomic window:
- the LOC141713966 gene encoding secreted RxLR effector protein 161-like, whose protein sequence is MIGGLRYLVNTRPNISYLVGIASRFMERPTVLHLNAMKRILRYVKGTLNYGLIYKKGHGDYLLAGYSDSDLAGNVDDRKSTRGMAFYLNESLITWVPQKQRCVALSSCEAEFMAATAAVCQGIWLQKVLSYISEVKAGPVILYVDNRSVIDLTKNPVFHGRSKYIDVRYHFIRESVE, encoded by the coding sequence ATGATTGGTGGTCTGAGGTATTTGGTTAATACTCGTCCAAATATTTCATATTTAGTAGGAATTGCTAGTCGCTTCATGGAAAGGCCTACTGTTCTACATCTAAATGCAATGAAGAGAATACTACGCTATGTTAAAGGCACACTGAACTATGGTCTTATATATAAAAAGGGACATGGAGATTACCTATTGGCTGGCTATTCAGATAGCGATCTTGCGGGAAATGTGGATGACAGGAAGTCGACAAGAGGGATGGCTTTCTATCTTAACGAAAGCTTGATTACATGGGTGCCTCAGAAGCAACGTTGTGTTGCCTTGTCTTCATGTGAGGCCGAATTTATGGCCGCTACTGCTGCAGTATGCCAAGGTATTTGGTTGCAAAAGGTTCTCAGTTATATTTCTGAAGTGAAAGCAGGACCAGTGATTTTGTATGTTGACAATAGATCTGTGATCGATCTTACTAAAAACCCAGTCTTTCACGGCCGTAGTAAATATATAGATGTTCGGTACCACTTCATACGAGAGTCTGTTGAATAA
- the LOC141713973 gene encoding uncharacterized protein LOC141713973: MTPPAGQDHGYKGNTNVCGKFLQQQNDMNWCMDLCGPISPPTPAVNKYFMLLVDDLTRMMWVFMLKTKDEALNVFKKFKERAEKESKQEIKGYRGIIQLRIHYNIMELCKGEIVRWWLWEGYIFKKLNDRSKLVIYLGKESGTKAFRLYDPVEGTQNTMGATGSGEQNEGNHEINSWSSSASGSTNGFNSLGSSSGSNTGSLNDMSDVRKLHAGHKVIDLKWVFKVKRDTYGKVVKHKARLVEKGYVQRYRVDYEEVFGPVTRMETVRLLLALAAKMSGRYITLM, translated from the exons ATGACTCCACCAGCTGGACAAGATCATGGATACAAAGGCAATACAAATGTTTG CGGAAAATTTTTGCAGCAACAGAACGACATGAATTGGTGCATGGATTTGTGTGGACCCATTTCACCACCAACCCCTGCTGTAAACAAATATTTCATGTTGCTTGTGGACGATCTCACTCGAATGATGTGGGTTTTCATGCTCAAGACAAAGGACGAAGCACTAAATGTTTTCAAGAAGTTCAAGGAGAGAGCAGAAAAGGAATCAAAGCAGGAAATCAAG GGATACAGAGGCATTATACAGCTCCGTATTCATTACAACATAATGGAGTTGTGTAAAGGCGAAATTGTACGGTGGTGGCTATGGGAAGGA TACATATTTAAAAAACTCAACGATAGGAGCAAACTTGTCATCTACTTGGGAAAGGAATCAGGGACTAAAGCATTTCGACTTTACGATCCAGTTGAAGGCACT CAAAACACAATGGGAGCTACTGGAAGTGGAGAACAAAATGAAGGGAATCATGAAATAAATTCTTGGTCAAGCAGTGCAAGTGGCAGCACCAATGGTTTTAACAGCTTGGGGAGCTCGAGTGGAAGTAATACTGGTAGCCTAAATGATATGAGTGATGTAAGAA AGCTGCATGCAGGTCATAAAGTAATAGATTTGAAATGGGTGTTCAAAGTTAAAAGAGACACTTATGGTAAGGTGGTTAAGCATAAAGCCAGACTCGTGGAAAAAGGCTATGTCCAAAGGTATAGAGTTGATTATGAGGAGGTTTTTGGACCTGTCACAAGGATGGAGACAGTACGTTTGTTGCTCGCTCTTGCAGCTAAAATGAGTGGGAGGTATATCACCTTGATGTAA
- the LOC141723335 gene encoding 2-oxoglutarate and iron-dependent oxygenase domain-containing protein CP2-like, producing the protein MSAWSTNQTNENDNHYNSAESAMIGDRNSSSNRGQRQTANTSNKPAGGHAAPRSDYHPSLYCAMHRHLPPQMMNARWDEKCHYIRKIIMDYAPIDDYYRNKIKKEYREAIMSSYRPMHQELYMMNPTSFFVPSFLKAISENTEEGFRKIISEPSPGVLTFEMLQPAFCKMMLDEMENIENWLCETRVRIMRPNTMNAYGAVLDDFGMEAMLGKLMEDFICPMSTIFFPEVGGATLDSHHGYIVEYGTNRDSYLGFHVDDSEVTLNVCLGEQFSGGELFFRGVRCEKHVNVESQPEEIYDYSHVPGRAVLHRGRHRHGALSTTSGHRVNMLLWCQSSVFREMKKYEKKAPSWCGVCQREKEERRRSSIADINLEIQKLLVGSQATSSRTNNARP; encoded by the exons ATGTCTGCCTGGTCTACTAATCAGACAAATGAGAATGATAACCACTATAATTCAGCTGAAAGTGCTATGATCGGCGATCGGAACTCCTCATCGAATCGAGGTCAAAGACAAACGGCAAACACATCTAATAAGCCTGCAGGTGGTCATGCAGCTCCGCGATCAGATTATCATCCTTCACTTTACTGTGCTATGCATCGCCACCTGCCACCCCAGATGATGAACGCTCGTTGGGATGAAAAATGTCATTATATACGCAAGATCATCATGGACTATGCTCCTATTGATGATTATTATCGG AACAAAATCAAAAAAGAATACAGGGAAGCAATCATGTCTTCTTATCGG CCTATGCACCAGGAGCTGTATATGATGAATCCGACAAGCTTTTTTGTTCCTTCTTTTCTCAAAGCAATCAGTGAGAATACAGAGGAGGGCTTCCGCAAAATTATATCTGAACCAAGTCCCGGAGTATTAACATTTGAAATGCTGCAGCCTGCATTTTGTAAAATGATGCTAGATGAG ATGGAAAACATTGAAAATTGGCTCTGTGAGACTAGAGTCAGAATTATGCGGCCCAATACAATGAATGCATATGGTGCTGTTCTTGATGACTTCGGCATGGAAGCAATGCTTGGCAAATTGATGGAAGATTTCATATGTCCCATGTCTACAA TTTTTTTCCCCGAAGTTGGTGGAGCGACACTCGATTCCCACCATGGCTACATCGTGGAGTACGGGACAAATAGAGATAGTTACCTTG GTTTTCATGTAGATGACTCAGAAGTCACTTTGAATGTCTGCTTGGGAGAGCAATTTTCTGGTGGTGAGCTGTTCTTCCGTGGAGTGCGCTGCGAGAAACATGTAAATGTGGAAAGTCAGCCCGAG gaAATTTACGATTACTCACATGTCCCTGGACGTGCTGTTCTTCATCGTGGTCGTCATCGCCATGGTGCTCTATCCACCACATCTGGGCACAGAGTTAATATGCTGTTATGGTGCCAAAG CTCTGTATttagagaaatgaagaaatatgAAAAGAAAGCACCCAGTTGGTGTGGCGTGTGCCaaagagaaaaggaagaaaggCGACGCAGTTCTATTGCAGACATTAATCTG GAAATACAGAAGTTATTAGTAGGATCGCAAGCTACTTCATCGCGGACCAATAATGCCAGGCCATGA